Proteins from one Thermococcus sp. M36 genomic window:
- a CDS encoding ABC transporter permease subunit, with amino-acid sequence MRKGEILKSFILTLLAVFVMFIILFPVYYIFVVSITPGSTLATTEFHFLPKNATLDSYREVLFGFKGSKISENFTGTIEGSAQIRDGMLYITDGVLRGTVKYGPFTGVRFEIPVAKAVFEVSSGTVAGGEFRGDVEGLFVLTRVNDDGSIGFGIVRNLELKDAIKGPLVQGPTGKNYIVIRNDGKVTFTRVGMFVNSVFFGYLRNSLIIAGLTVLLALIFVVPAAYAFSRMKFFGRDHVLYFYLMFTQVAGGLGIAGLIALYGMIVKLGLYDKLPVLSFIYAAGSVPFNTWLLKGYIDSISPDFDEAALVDGASYLQIIRYVLLPMALPGIATVAIFAFIGGWTEFILASLLLTEKNQPLSVWIYLLMGGIGRGIDWSYFGAAALLFALPVFIMFMLAQNYIRSGLTVGGLKE; translated from the coding sequence ATGAGGAAAGGGGAGATCCTTAAGAGTTTCATCCTCACCCTGCTGGCGGTCTTCGTAATGTTCATCATACTTTTCCCCGTCTACTACATATTCGTCGTGTCAATAACCCCCGGATCCACGCTTGCAACGACCGAGTTCCACTTCCTGCCGAAGAACGCCACTCTTGACTCATACAGGGAAGTCCTCTTCGGGTTCAAGGGCAGCAAGATAAGCGAGAACTTCACGGGGACAATCGAGGGGAGCGCCCAGATAAGGGACGGCATGCTGTACATAACAGACGGTGTCCTGAGGGGAACCGTAAAATATGGCCCCTTCACGGGTGTGAGGTTCGAAATACCCGTGGCCAAGGCAGTTTTTGAGGTGAGTTCCGGCACGGTCGCTGGCGGAGAATTCAGGGGGGACGTTGAGGGGCTGTTCGTGCTCACGAGGGTCAACGATGACGGCAGCATAGGCTTCGGGATAGTCCGGAACCTGGAGCTGAAGGACGCCATCAAGGGGCCCCTCGTCCAAGGGCCGACGGGGAAGAACTACATAGTCATCAGGAACGACGGAAAGGTGACGTTCACAAGGGTGGGAATGTTCGTCAACTCGGTGTTCTTTGGCTACCTCCGGAACAGCCTGATAATAGCCGGCCTCACAGTGCTGCTGGCGCTTATCTTCGTAGTCCCCGCGGCGTACGCGTTTTCACGCATGAAGTTCTTCGGAAGGGACCACGTCCTGTACTTCTACCTGATGTTCACCCAGGTGGCAGGAGGACTTGGGATAGCGGGGTTGATAGCCCTCTACGGCATGATCGTCAAGCTCGGCCTCTACGACAAGCTGCCGGTTCTCTCGTTCATCTACGCGGCAGGGAGCGTGCCATTCAACACCTGGCTCCTCAAGGGGTACATAGACTCAATAAGCCCGGACTTCGACGAAGCTGCACTCGTTGACGGCGCCAGCTACCTCCAGATAATCAGGTACGTGCTCCTACCGATGGCCCTTCCGGGAATAGCCACCGTAGCCATCTTTGCCTTCATAGGAGGATGGACGGAGTTCATCCTGGCCAGCCTCCTGCTCACGGAGAAGAACCAGCCGCTTTCCGTGTGGATATACCTGCTCATGGGCGGCATCGGCAGGGGCATTGACTGGAGCTACTTCGGGGCCGCTGCCCTGCTCTTCGCCCTACCGGTGTTCATAATGTTCATGCTCGCCCAGAACTACATAAGGAGCGGCCTCACGGTCGGAGGCCTGAAGGAATGA
- a CDS encoding glycoside hydrolase family 13 protein produces MYKIFGFKRDKNLGRVALVEFSTPAEGSYAYLLGNFNAFNEGSLRMRKDGNQWVIRVILPEGVWYYGFSIEGEFRVDIENPRRDTYRRLSYKFEREVSVAVIDSGEPVFHEPSTVQFYTVAGRTHIVLRGKRGFIKNAVVNTRGETLPMRKKACDELFEYFKAVVDGEDVIEYSFKVLTREGGTVELGPFRGRPYRLRAPDWVFDRVFYQIMPDRFRAGGREGLQRRGNAIMRHHFHGGDLWGVIEGLGHVEELGANAIYLTPIFESMTYHRYDVTDYFRVDGKLGGESAFRELVRELKKRGIRLILDGVFHHTGFFHPYFQDVIKKGEGSKYRDFYRVTGFPVVPKEFIKTLRSDLPWAEKYQRLKEFDWDYESFYSVWLMPRLNHDSPEVRRFIEGVMKYWLEKGADGWRLDVAHGVPPELWREIRKAMPEKAYLVGEVMDDARLWLFDKFHGTMNYPLYELILRFFVERSMDAKDFLNGLELLSTYYGPAEYTMYNFLDNHDTERFIDLVGDKNRYLCVLAFLMTYKGVPSIFYGDEVGLRGTRGNGLDSGRTPMMWDRGLWDWEILRTTKALIRLRKASRALQVGEFIPLKFQGDVIAYDRVYKGERVRVEIRYPKSPEKCSFHIERSVL; encoded by the coding sequence GTGTATAAAATTTTCGGGTTTAAGAGGGACAAGAACCTCGGAAGGGTCGCCCTGGTGGAGTTCTCTACCCCTGCGGAGGGGAGCTACGCGTACCTCTTGGGGAACTTCAACGCCTTCAACGAGGGCTCCCTCAGGATGAGAAAGGACGGGAATCAGTGGGTCATAAGAGTTATCCTCCCCGAAGGAGTCTGGTACTACGGATTTTCCATCGAAGGAGAGTTCAGGGTGGACATCGAAAACCCTAGGAGGGACACCTACAGGCGGCTCTCGTATAAGTTTGAGCGCGAGGTGAGCGTCGCCGTCATAGACTCGGGGGAGCCCGTATTCCATGAGCCAAGCACCGTCCAGTTTTATACTGTCGCAGGAAGGACTCACATCGTGCTCAGGGGGAAGAGGGGGTTTATTAAAAACGCCGTGGTAAACACCCGAGGAGAGACCCTCCCCATGAGGAAAAAGGCCTGCGATGAGCTCTTTGAGTACTTCAAGGCCGTTGTGGACGGGGAGGATGTTATTGAATACTCCTTTAAGGTACTCACCCGTGAAGGAGGGACAGTGGAGCTCGGGCCCTTCAGGGGCAGGCCGTACAGGCTCAGGGCACCGGACTGGGTTTTCGACCGCGTATTTTACCAGATAATGCCGGACAGGTTCAGGGCGGGTGGTCGCGAGGGGCTCCAGAGGAGGGGAAACGCCATTATGCGGCACCACTTCCACGGGGGCGATCTGTGGGGGGTCATAGAGGGGCTCGGCCACGTTGAGGAGCTCGGCGCCAATGCCATCTACCTGACGCCCATATTCGAGTCCATGACCTACCACCGCTACGATGTTACCGACTATTTCCGAGTTGACGGGAAGCTTGGGGGGGAATCCGCCTTCAGGGAGCTCGTCAGGGAGCTCAAAAAGAGGGGAATCAGGCTTATCCTCGATGGAGTCTTTCACCATACGGGCTTCTTCCACCCGTACTTCCAGGACGTGATCAAAAAAGGTGAAGGAAGCAAGTACAGGGATTTTTACAGGGTGACGGGCTTTCCTGTAGTTCCAAAGGAGTTCATAAAAACCCTGCGCTCGGACTTGCCGTGGGCGGAGAAATACCAGAGACTGAAGGAGTTCGACTGGGACTACGAGAGCTTTTACTCCGTGTGGCTGATGCCAAGGCTCAACCACGACAGTCCGGAGGTAAGACGGTTCATAGAGGGGGTAATGAAGTATTGGCTTGAGAAGGGCGCCGACGGCTGGCGTCTTGATGTTGCCCATGGTGTCCCTCCCGAGCTCTGGAGGGAAATACGGAAAGCTATGCCCGAAAAGGCCTACCTTGTAGGGGAGGTTATGGACGACGCGAGGCTCTGGCTCTTCGACAAGTTCCACGGCACCATGAACTACCCCCTGTATGAGCTCATCCTGCGGTTCTTCGTTGAAAGGAGCATGGACGCGAAGGACTTCCTCAACGGGCTGGAGCTCCTGAGCACCTACTACGGGCCGGCCGAGTACACAATGTACAACTTCCTTGACAACCACGATACAGAGCGCTTCATAGACCTCGTGGGCGACAAAAATAGATACCTCTGCGTCCTGGCGTTCCTGATGACGTACAAAGGCGTCCCCTCAATCTTCTACGGAGATGAAGTCGGACTCAGGGGCACAAGGGGTAACGGGCTGGACTCCGGCAGGACGCCTATGATGTGGGACAGGGGGCTGTGGGACTGGGAGATACTAAGAACAACAAAGGCGCTGATACGGCTCAGGAAGGCAAGCAGGGCGCTCCAGGTCGGGGAGTTCATTCCGCTCAAGTTCCAGGGGGATGTCATCGCCTACGACAGGGTTTACAAAGGAGAGCGGGTCAGGGTGGAGATCAGGTACCCAAAAAGCCCGGAGAAGTGCAGCTTCCACATTGAAAGGTCGGTTCTTTAG
- the trmBL1 gene encoding HTH-type sugar sensing transcriptional regulator TrmBL1 → MREDEIIEKLQRLGLTKYESLAYITLLKLGPSKATDITKESGIPHTRVYDVLSSLHRKGFVDVMQGSPRLYKPVNPEVVLEKIKEDFIEDIENLKEAFLDLYREVHGEDLPEIWTIQGFDNTVERAEYVIRTAKHEVLINTPFEFLKLLKSEIRARKDIIFVIISNFDEVPDWLRGDNIILARSGGAPWLMASWIIGDIDYALFFGALPKDRRKEKFYSFWAKSPKIIQNYMHWFYTIYLDNSEVIKPLNYDKLPKPFSLVNIRTLITVLKFSALPRRAEVIGKLVDTKEPVTLDGEIVEYEYTPLTANITVKAGGNSWKVGGIGSYFEDVEGEKFILLE, encoded by the coding sequence ATGAGGGAAGATGAGATCATCGAGAAGCTCCAGAGGCTCGGCCTTACAAAGTACGAGAGCCTCGCGTACATAACCCTTCTTAAGCTTGGGCCCAGCAAGGCGACGGACATAACGAAGGAGAGCGGAATCCCCCATACGCGCGTCTACGACGTTCTCAGTTCCCTTCACAGGAAGGGCTTCGTTGATGTGATGCAAGGCTCCCCGAGGCTGTACAAACCGGTCAACCCAGAGGTCGTCCTTGAAAAGATAAAGGAGGACTTCATTGAGGACATTGAAAACCTCAAGGAGGCCTTCCTGGATCTGTACCGTGAGGTTCACGGGGAGGACCTCCCGGAGATATGGACCATACAGGGCTTTGACAACACCGTTGAGAGGGCAGAGTACGTAATCAGGACGGCAAAGCACGAGGTTCTTATCAACACCCCCTTCGAGTTCCTTAAACTGCTCAAAAGTGAGATCCGGGCCCGTAAGGACATAATATTCGTGATAATAAGCAACTTCGACGAGGTGCCAGACTGGCTTAGGGGGGACAACATAATCCTTGCAAGGAGTGGAGGCGCCCCCTGGCTCATGGCAAGCTGGATAATCGGCGACATTGACTACGCCCTCTTTTTCGGCGCCCTGCCCAAGGACAGGCGGAAGGAGAAGTTCTATTCCTTCTGGGCCAAGAGCCCCAAGATAATCCAGAACTACATGCACTGGTTCTACACAATATACCTCGACAACAGCGAGGTCATTAAGCCCCTTAACTACGATAAACTCCCCAAGCCGTTCTCGCTCGTCAACATAAGGACACTCATAACCGTTCTCAAGTTCTCGGCTCTGCCCCGCAGGGCTGAGGTAATAGGAAAGCTCGTGGACACTAAGGAGCCGGTAACGCTGGACGGGGAAATAGTCGAGTACGAGTACACCCCCCTTACGGCAAACATCACCGTGAAGGCCGGTGGAAACTCCTGGAAAGTCGGAGGCATAGGCAGCTACTTCGAGGACGTTGAGGGGGAGAAGTTCATCCTCCTGGAATGA
- a CDS encoding carbohydrate ABC transporter permease: MKKTTTIALFLILPGMAAFLFFNLWPIVYSIYLAFTNAQLGNFPIQAPQAPQLTFVGLENFRWILGDEKFRSAFLWTWFFVLTSVTLKVLAGVALSLLYNSKYVKGKMIYRSLLIIPWALPLLFSVTVWKFMFDPIFGPINQMLKSLGVQTLPNWINDPTWAFLALNIIEVWLAYPFMITVITAALQSVPETLVEAAIIDGASYWQRIRHVVLPIVGKPIAFATILTSAASFQYFMVPYIYNAGLFEDKFILLYGFRKAFGSTPHYGRAAAVMIIATFVLAIYMYVNVRITKLQEGAKG, encoded by the coding sequence ATGAAGAAGACAACGACCATTGCCCTGTTTCTAATCCTCCCAGGGATGGCGGCGTTTCTGTTCTTCAACCTCTGGCCCATAGTGTACTCCATATACCTGGCATTTACCAACGCCCAGCTAGGGAACTTTCCAATACAGGCGCCGCAGGCTCCCCAGCTCACCTTTGTGGGTCTCGAAAACTTCAGATGGATCCTCGGAGACGAGAAGTTCAGGAGCGCCTTCCTCTGGACATGGTTCTTCGTCCTGACGAGCGTTACCCTCAAGGTCCTTGCGGGGGTTGCACTGAGCCTTCTCTACAACAGCAAATACGTTAAGGGTAAAATGATCTACCGTTCGCTTTTAATAATCCCCTGGGCACTTCCGCTCCTTTTCTCGGTGACCGTGTGGAAGTTCATGTTTGACCCGATTTTTGGCCCCATAAACCAGATGCTCAAATCCTTGGGAGTTCAGACCCTCCCGAACTGGATTAACGACCCTACGTGGGCGTTTCTGGCGCTCAACATAATCGAGGTCTGGCTTGCGTACCCGTTCATGATAACCGTCATAACCGCCGCCCTCCAGTCCGTCCCCGAGACGCTGGTAGAGGCGGCAATAATAGATGGGGCCAGCTACTGGCAGAGGATACGGCACGTGGTTCTTCCCATAGTGGGCAAACCTATAGCCTTCGCAACGATACTCACCAGCGCGGCGAGCTTTCAGTACTTCATGGTGCCCTACATCTACAACGCCGGTCTCTTTGAGGACAAGTTCATCCTGCTCTACGGCTTCAGGAAGGCTTTCGGGTCAACGCCCCACTACGGCAGGGCAGCGGCGGTCATGATAATAGCGACCTTCGTTCTGGCAATCTACATGTACGTAAACGTCAGGATAACCAAGCTTCAGGAGGGTGCTAAGGGATGA
- a CDS encoding glucodextranase DOMON-like domain-containing protein: MKRWIALLLAILVVGSIFGANAKTVGAAEPKPLNVIIVWHQHQPYYYDPVQDIYTRPWVRLHAANNYWKMAYYLSQYPDVHATIDLSGSLIAQLADYMNGKKDTYQIVTEKIANGEPLTVDEKWFMLQAPGGFFDHTIPWNGEPITDPNGNPIRDFWNRYTELKNKMMQAKAKYANLPLEEQKVAVTNEFTEQDYIDLAVLFNLAWIDYNYIMTHPELKALYDKVDEGGYTREDVRTVLDAQMWLLNHTFEEHEKVNLLLGNGNVEVTVVPYAHPIGPILNDFGWESDFDEHVKKADELYRQYLGNGTAVPVGGWAAESALNDKTLEILADNGWTWVMTDQLVLQKLGIEGTVENYYKPWVAEFNGKKIYLFPRDHALSDRVGFTYSGMNQYQAVEDFVNELLKLQKQNYDGSLVYVVTLDGENPWEHYPYDGKLFLETLYKRLTELQEQGLIRTLTPSEYIQLYGDKANKLTPQMMERLDLTGDNVNALLKAQSLGELYDMAGVKEEMQWPESSWIDGTLSTWIGEPQENYGWYWLYMARKALIENKDKMSQTDWEKAQEYLLRAEASDWFWWYGSDQDSGQDYTFDRYLKTYLYEMYKLAGVEPPSYLFGNYFPDGEPYTTRALDGLKEGETKSYSSQSPMAEGVSVYFDGDGVHFVVKGNLEKFEVSIWEKGKRVGNTFTLLQGKPSELRYSMFPFSKDSVGLMITKHIVYENGKAEIYGATDYEKSEKLGEATVKETSEGIEVVVPFDYIESPDDFYFAVSTVKDGNLEVISSPVELRLPTEVKGVAIVDIADPEGDDYGPGTYTYPTDKVFVEGAFDLLRFRILEQTDSYVMEFYFKDLGGNPWNGPNGFSLQIIEVYLDFSDGGNSSAIKMFPDGPGANVNLDPDHPWDVAFRIAGWDYGNLIVLPNGTALQGEMQISADPVKNAVIVKVPKKYIQINEDYGLWGVVLTGSQDGFGPDKWRPVAVEAEQWKVGGADPQAVINNVAPRVMDLLAPADFKPTQEEQLSSYDANGMKLATVKALPLLKQGIVVNDPEGDDHGPGTYTYATDKVFVPGHLDLLKFKMVEDSDYWTLEFYFKDLGGNPWNGPNGFSLQIIEAYFDFKDGGNTSAIKMFPDGPGSNVNLDPAHPWDLALRIAGWDYGNLIVLPNGTSIQGELQISADPTRNAIVVKVPKKYLSITDYGLYTAVLVGSQDGFGPDKWRPVAVEAEQWKLGGADPNAVIDNLAPRVVDELVPEGFKPTQEEQLSSYDLEKKTLATVLMIPLVEGSGGEQPAPTETATETATPTGTTSSQSETTTTTPSQTATPSTTSPSPTTTPTTSESTTPTGEGGGICGPGLIAALAVAPLLLMRRR; encoded by the coding sequence ATGAAAAGGTGGATTGCCCTGCTGTTGGCAATACTCGTTGTCGGGAGCATTTTTGGAGCAAACGCTAAAACGGTCGGAGCGGCGGAGCCGAAGCCGCTGAACGTGATAATAGTCTGGCACCAGCACCAGCCATACTACTACGACCCGGTTCAGGACATCTATACCAGACCGTGGGTCAGGCTTCACGCGGCAAACAACTACTGGAAGATGGCATACTACCTCAGCCAGTATCCGGACGTTCACGCCACCATCGACCTCTCCGGCTCGCTCATAGCCCAGCTCGCCGACTACATGAACGGGAAGAAGGACACCTATCAGATTGTGACAGAGAAGATAGCCAACGGCGAGCCCTTAACCGTTGACGAGAAGTGGTTCATGCTTCAGGCCCCCGGAGGGTTCTTCGACCACACCATCCCCTGGAACGGTGAGCCGATAACCGACCCCAACGGCAACCCGATAAGGGACTTCTGGAACCGCTACACCGAGCTGAAGAACAAGATGATGCAGGCAAAGGCCAAGTACGCCAATCTGCCACTTGAGGAGCAGAAGGTTGCGGTAACCAACGAGTTCACCGAGCAGGACTACATAGACCTCGCTGTGCTCTTCAACCTCGCCTGGATAGACTACAACTACATCATGACCCACCCCGAGCTCAAGGCCCTCTACGACAAGGTTGACGAGGGCGGTTACACGAGGGAGGACGTTAGAACCGTTCTCGACGCCCAGATGTGGCTTCTCAACCACACTTTCGAGGAGCACGAGAAGGTAAACCTTCTCCTCGGAAACGGCAACGTTGAGGTTACGGTCGTTCCCTACGCCCATCCGATAGGGCCGATACTCAACGACTTCGGCTGGGAGAGCGACTTTGATGAGCACGTCAAAAAGGCTGACGAACTGTACAGGCAGTACTTGGGCAACGGGACTGCCGTCCCAGTCGGCGGATGGGCGGCTGAGAGTGCCCTAAACGACAAGACCCTCGAAATACTGGCCGACAACGGCTGGACGTGGGTCATGACCGACCAGCTGGTTCTCCAGAAGCTCGGCATTGAGGGCACCGTCGAGAACTACTACAAGCCATGGGTGGCTGAATTCAACGGAAAGAAGATCTACCTCTTCCCGCGCGACCACGCGCTGAGCGACAGGGTTGGTTTCACGTACTCTGGAATGAACCAGTACCAGGCCGTTGAGGACTTCGTCAACGAGCTCCTCAAGCTCCAGAAGCAGAACTACGATGGCAGCCTCGTCTACGTCGTCACCCTTGACGGCGAGAACCCGTGGGAGCACTACCCCTACGACGGCAAGCTCTTCCTTGAGACCCTCTACAAGCGCCTCACCGAGCTCCAGGAACAGGGGCTCATAAGGACCCTCACGCCAAGCGAGTACATCCAGCTCTACGGCGATAAGGCCAACAAGCTCACACCGCAGATGATGGAGCGCCTTGATTTGACCGGCGACAACGTTAACGCCCTCCTCAAGGCCCAGAGCCTGGGGGAGCTCTACGACATGGCCGGTGTCAAGGAGGAGATGCAGTGGCCCGAGTCGAGCTGGATAGACGGAACCCTCTCCACATGGATAGGCGAACCCCAGGAGAACTACGGCTGGTACTGGCTTTATATGGCCAGAAAAGCCCTCATTGAGAACAAAGACAAAATGAGCCAGACGGACTGGGAGAAAGCCCAGGAGTACCTGCTCCGTGCTGAGGCAAGCGACTGGTTCTGGTGGTACGGAAGCGACCAGGACAGCGGTCAGGACTACACCTTCGACCGCTACCTGAAGACCTACCTCTACGAGATGTACAAGTTAGCGGGAGTCGAGCCGCCGAGCTACCTCTTCGGAAACTACTTCCCCGACGGGGAGCCCTACACCACAAGGGCCCTTGACGGCCTCAAGGAAGGCGAGACCAAGAGCTACTCAAGCCAGTCCCCAATGGCAGAGGGCGTTAGCGTCTACTTCGACGGGGACGGAGTGCACTTCGTCGTTAAGGGCAACCTTGAGAAGTTCGAGGTGAGCATCTGGGAGAAGGGTAAGCGCGTCGGAAACACCTTCACGCTTCTCCAGGGGAAGCCGAGCGAGCTCAGGTACTCGATGTTCCCGTTCTCGAAGGACAGCGTCGGGCTGATGATAACCAAGCACATCGTGTACGAGAACGGCAAGGCGGAAATCTACGGTGCAACTGACTACGAGAAGAGCGAGAAGCTCGGAGAGGCGACCGTCAAGGAGACGAGCGAGGGAATCGAGGTTGTTGTCCCCTTCGATTACATAGAGAGTCCCGACGACTTCTACTTCGCGGTCTCAACCGTCAAGGATGGAAACCTTGAGGTAATCAGCAGCCCGGTGGAGCTCAGACTTCCGACGGAGGTCAAGGGAGTTGCCATCGTGGACATAGCCGATCCTGAGGGGGACGACTACGGCCCGGGAACCTACACATATCCAACGGACAAGGTCTTCGTTGAGGGTGCCTTTGATCTCCTCCGCTTCAGGATACTTGAGCAGACAGACAGCTACGTTATGGAGTTCTACTTCAAGGATCTTGGAGGCAACCCGTGGAACGGGCCCAACGGCTTCAGCCTCCAGATCATAGAGGTCTATCTCGACTTTAGTGACGGAGGCAACAGTTCTGCTATAAAGATGTTCCCGGACGGGCCCGGGGCCAATGTAAACCTCGACCCCGACCATCCGTGGGACGTTGCCTTCAGGATAGCCGGATGGGACTACGGCAACCTGATAGTTCTTCCAAACGGAACGGCCCTCCAGGGCGAGATGCAGATAAGCGCAGACCCCGTCAAGAACGCGGTAATAGTCAAGGTCCCGAAGAAGTACATCCAGATAAACGAGGACTACGGTCTCTGGGGCGTTGTTCTCACAGGGAGCCAGGACGGCTTCGGGCCGGACAAGTGGAGGCCCGTCGCAGTCGAAGCCGAGCAGTGGAAGGTCGGAGGTGCCGACCCGCAGGCGGTCATCAACAACGTTGCCCCGCGCGTCATGGACCTCCTCGCTCCAGCCGACTTTAAGCCGACCCAGGAGGAGCAGCTCAGCTCCTACGACGCCAACGGAATGAAGCTTGCGACGGTCAAGGCGCTTCCGCTGCTCAAGCAGGGCATAGTCGTGAACGACCCGGAGGGAGACGATCACGGACCGGGAACCTATACCTACGCCACAGACAAGGTCTTCGTTCCGGGCCACTTAGACCTGCTCAAGTTCAAGATGGTTGAGGACAGCGACTACTGGACGCTGGAGTTCTACTTCAAGGATCTCGGCGGCAACCCGTGGAACGGGCCCAACGGCTTCAGCCTCCAGATAATCGAGGCGTACTTTGACTTCAAGGACGGTGGGAACACCAGCGCAATCAAGATGTTCCCCGACGGGCCCGGAAGCAACGTAAACCTCGACCCAGCCCACCCGTGGGACCTCGCGCTGAGAATAGCCGGCTGGGACTACGGCAACCTCATCGTCCTGCCCAACGGAACCTCAATACAGGGAGAGCTCCAGATATCCGCGGATCCCACAAGGAACGCTATAGTGGTCAAAGTTCCGAAGAAGTACCTCAGCATCACAGACTACGGCCTCTACACGGCGGTGCTCGTTGGCTCCCAGGACGGCTTCGGGCCGGACAAGTGGAGGCCCGTCGCCGTTGAGGCGGAGCAGTGGAAGCTCGGCGGAGCCGATCCGAACGCTGTCATAGACAACCTCGCCCCGAGAGTTGTTGATGAGCTCGTCCCGGAGGGCTTCAAGCCAACCCAGGAGGAGCAGCTCAGCTCCTACGACCTTGAGAAGAAGACACTCGCGACAGTGCTCATGATACCCCTCGTCGAAGGCTCCGGCGGGGAGCAGCCGGCACCGACCGAGACCGCGACCGAGACCGCAACACCGACCGGAACCACCTCCAGCCAGAGCGAAACTACAACTACCACTCCGAGCCAGACGGCCACTCCGTCCACCACCTCACCGAGTCCAACCACCACCCCAACCACCAGCGAGTCCACCACGCCCACCGGAGAAGGCGGAGGAATCTGCGGTCCGGGACTGATAGCCGCGCTCGCAGTGGCGCCGCTCCTCCTCATGAGGAGGCGCTGA